ACGTGGGTCGAGTGTATCGCGCGCTGCGTCACCCAAAAGATTGATCGACAAAACGCAGAGTGTCAGCAACAGACCCGGCCAAAGCACGATTGATGGCTTGATGCGGAAAAACTGGCGCCCCTCGGCCATGATGTTGCCCCAGGTCGGAATTTCTGTGCTGATACCGGCACCGAGAAACGAGAGGATTGCTTCGGTAAGGATTGCGGATGCCACAATATAAGTGCCCTGCACAATCAGCGGTGCCATCGTATTGGGCAGCAGATGCCGTAACAGAATCTTCGGTGTGCTTGAACCAAGTGCTAAGGCTGCTTCAACATACGGTTCCTCACGCGCGGTCAGAATGACAGAGCGGACCAGACGCACGACGCGGGGAATTTCCGGAATGGTGATCGCTATGATGACAGAACCAATCGATGGACCGTTGAGAGCGACCAGAGCAATTGCGATCAGGATCGATGGCATCGCCATCAAAGCATCCATCATACGCATGATGATAGCATCCGCCATACGGAAGAAACCGGCAATAAGACCGATGATCACGCC
This DNA window, taken from Brucella pseudogrignonensis, encodes the following:
- a CDS encoding ABC transporter permease — its product is MRSEKTSAGMHWMLRMFSLPRVARVGIGPMIAGVLLTAIIVLTLISPWIAPHDPLAMNPMMRLKPASDEYLLGTDNYGRDLFSRMILGGRISLLIGLLAAAASIGVGVIIGLIAGFFRMADAIIMRMMDALMAMPSILIAIALVALNGPSIGSVIIAITIPEIPRVVRLVRSVILTAREEPYVEAALALGSSTPKILLRHLLPNTMAPLIVQGTYIVASAILTEAILSFLGAGISTEIPTWGNIMAEGRQFFRIKPSIVLWPGLLLTLCVLSINLLGDAARDTLDPRLKKREG